One window of Pieris rapae chromosome 14, ilPieRapa1.1, whole genome shotgun sequence genomic DNA carries:
- the LOC110992381 gene encoding uncharacterized protein LOC110992381 isoform X2, translating into MESRSAPPSPDESGEAVFNSRCLQYHQTPLQRTFASCRENTRPRPHHRHAVSEPARPDERVFTTAEVHDYPSSESGIAADCPHAHSSNADDSPCYDRSDYEGNSSYSLRHNYNHTSDCNKHRSEFHRSHTPDYNEHGSDSDRGHPRSQTTRRPHRKHRREEDDGAQSLDERCARDLDEILPARLAGINLLRDQPSQSWNRSNIAATMERFEPVDYSYAYYDHHLSMPSSSRKANRQRGRGLPRERSARHNYVTRYGTEENIYEEITDGSRTCPKHRHAPRQSLISLDRSVVEEEVRRVESRHKRILGELNLSVEAMLMPECESPDSERAEDRDNIEELLRVGPTDELLSPASCNPPDLDSGFSGSSSGASYVGSLRRKPTGSVPHLPAVAYGTRGAGVRILGADDCQLRCPRDIPSPRSSSCGDAKSTGFWNKKAWKKISGFSSSNSINKAGLTDEACRPSRAKSRTATIPYSYSNGKLVVPLDSLAQS; encoded by the exons ATGGAATCACGCAGTGCGCCGCCGAGCCCCGACGAGTCTGGGGAGGCGGTGTTCAACTCTCGTTGTCTTCAATATCATCAAACGCCTCTGCAGAGGACATTTGCGAGCTGCAGAGAAAACACAAGGCCCCGGCCTCATCATCGACATGCAGTGTCAGAACCGGCTCGCCCGGATGAAAGAGTTTTCACAACGGCCGAAGTACACGACTATCCCTCATCAGAATCGGGCATTGCGGCAGACTGTCCACATGCCCATAGTAGCAATGCTGATGATAGCCCTTGTTATGATCGCTCAGATTATGAAGGTAATTCAAGCTATAGTCTGAGACATAACTATAATCACACAAGTGACTGTAATAAGCATCGTTCAGAATTTCATCGGAGTCACACTCCAGACTATAATGAGCATGGCTCAGATAGTGATAGAGGACATCCACGTAGTCAAACAACTCGTAGACCGCACAGAAAACACAGGCGAGAAGAAGACGATGGTGCGCAATCTCTCGATGAGCGATGTGCACGTGATCTTGATGAAATTTTACCCGCCCGACTCGCcggtataaatttattacgcGATCAACCATCGCAATCATGGAACCGTAGCAATATTGCTGCTACTATGGAGCGATTTGAGCCCGTCGATTATTCATACGCCTATTATGACCATCATTTATCAATGCCATCGTCATCGAGAAAAGCGAATCGACAACGTGGACGCGGCTTACCGAGAGAGCGATCTGCTCGCCATAATTACGTAACACGATACGGTACAgaggaaaatatttatgaagaaATTACAGATGGTTCAAGAACATGTCCAAAACATAGACACGCTCCAAGGCAATCTCTTATTTCCCTTGACAGAAGTGTTGTCGAAGAAGAAGTACGTCGAGTAGAATCAAGACATAAAAGAATATTAGGCGAGTTAAACTTAAGTGTAGAAGCTATGCTTATGCCTGAATGCGAGTCACCTGACTCGGAAAGAGCTGAAGATAGAGACAATATTGAGGAACTATTGAGAGTGGGGCCTACGGATGAACTTCTATCACCAGCAAGTTGTAATCCTCCAGATTTAGACAGTGGTTTTAGTGGAAGTAGTAGCGGTGCTAGTTATGTAGGTAGCTTGCGAAGAAAACCCACCGGTTCTGTGCCCCATTTACCTGCTGTGGCCTATGGAACCCGCGGGGCTGGAGTTCGAATCTTAGGTGCTGACGATTGTCAATTACGATGCCCTAGAGACATTCCGTCACCTCGTAGCTCAAGTTGTGGTGACGCAAAGTCAACAGGCTTTTGGAATAAGAAAGCATGGAAAAAGATATCTGGTTTTTCAAGTTCTAACAGCATTAACAAAGCCGGACTTACTG ATGAAGCCTGTAGGCCAAGCAGAGCTAAATCCAGAACAGCCACTATACCTTACAG CTACTCAAACGGAAAACTGGTGGTGCCGTTGGATTCCCTAGCACAGAGCTGA
- the LOC110992381 gene encoding uncharacterized protein LOC110992381 isoform X3: MESRSAPPSPDESGEAVFNSRCLQYHQTPLQRTFASCRENTRPRPHHRHAVSEPARPDERVFTTAEVHDYPSSESGIAADCPHAHSSNADDSPCYDRSDYEGNSSYSLRHNYNHTSDCNKHRSEFHRSHTPDYNEHGSDSDRGHPRSQTTRRPHRKHRREEDDGAQSLDERCARDLDEILPARLAGINLLRDQPSQSWNRSNIAATMERFEPVDYSYAYYDHHLSMPSSSRKANRQRGRGLPRERSARHNYVTRYGTEENIYEEITDGSRTCPKHRHAPRQSLISLDRSVVEEEVRRVESRHKRILGELNLSVEAMLMPECESPDSERAEDRDNIEELLRVGPTDELLSPASCNPPDLDSGFSGSSSGASYVGSLRRKPTGSVPHLPAVAYGTRGAGVRILGADDCQLRCPRDIPSPRSSSCGDAKSTGFWNKKAWKKISGFSSSNSINKAGLTATQTENWWCRWIP, encoded by the exons ATGGAATCACGCAGTGCGCCGCCGAGCCCCGACGAGTCTGGGGAGGCGGTGTTCAACTCTCGTTGTCTTCAATATCATCAAACGCCTCTGCAGAGGACATTTGCGAGCTGCAGAGAAAACACAAGGCCCCGGCCTCATCATCGACATGCAGTGTCAGAACCGGCTCGCCCGGATGAAAGAGTTTTCACAACGGCCGAAGTACACGACTATCCCTCATCAGAATCGGGCATTGCGGCAGACTGTCCACATGCCCATAGTAGCAATGCTGATGATAGCCCTTGTTATGATCGCTCAGATTATGAAGGTAATTCAAGCTATAGTCTGAGACATAACTATAATCACACAAGTGACTGTAATAAGCATCGTTCAGAATTTCATCGGAGTCACACTCCAGACTATAATGAGCATGGCTCAGATAGTGATAGAGGACATCCACGTAGTCAAACAACTCGTAGACCGCACAGAAAACACAGGCGAGAAGAAGACGATGGTGCGCAATCTCTCGATGAGCGATGTGCACGTGATCTTGATGAAATTTTACCCGCCCGACTCGCcggtataaatttattacgcGATCAACCATCGCAATCATGGAACCGTAGCAATATTGCTGCTACTATGGAGCGATTTGAGCCCGTCGATTATTCATACGCCTATTATGACCATCATTTATCAATGCCATCGTCATCGAGAAAAGCGAATCGACAACGTGGACGCGGCTTACCGAGAGAGCGATCTGCTCGCCATAATTACGTAACACGATACGGTACAgaggaaaatatttatgaagaaATTACAGATGGTTCAAGAACATGTCCAAAACATAGACACGCTCCAAGGCAATCTCTTATTTCCCTTGACAGAAGTGTTGTCGAAGAAGAAGTACGTCGAGTAGAATCAAGACATAAAAGAATATTAGGCGAGTTAAACTTAAGTGTAGAAGCTATGCTTATGCCTGAATGCGAGTCACCTGACTCGGAAAGAGCTGAAGATAGAGACAATATTGAGGAACTATTGAGAGTGGGGCCTACGGATGAACTTCTATCACCAGCAAGTTGTAATCCTCCAGATTTAGACAGTGGTTTTAGTGGAAGTAGTAGCGGTGCTAGTTATGTAGGTAGCTTGCGAAGAAAACCCACCGGTTCTGTGCCCCATTTACCTGCTGTGGCCTATGGAACCCGCGGGGCTGGAGTTCGAATCTTAGGTGCTGACGATTGTCAATTACGATGCCCTAGAGACATTCCGTCACCTCGTAGCTCAAGTTGTGGTGACGCAAAGTCAACAGGCTTTTGGAATAAGAAAGCATGGAAAAAGATATCTGGTTTTTCAAGTTCTAACAGCATTAACAAAGCCGGACTTACTG CTACTCAAACGGAAAACTGGTGGTGCCGTTGGATTCCCTAG
- the LOC110992381 gene encoding uncharacterized protein LOC110992381 isoform X1: MESRSAPPSPDESGEAVFNSRCLQYHQTPLQRTFASCRENTRPRPHHRHAVSEPARPDERVFTTAEVHDYPSSESGIAADCPHAHSSNADDSPCYDRSDYEGNSSYSLRHNYNHTSDCNKHRSEFHRSHTPDYNEHGSDSDRGHPRSQTTRRPHRKHRREEDDGAQSLDERCARDLDEILPARLAGINLLRDQPSQSWNRSNIAATMERFEPVDYSYAYYDHHLSMPSSSRKANRQRGRGLPRERSARHNYVTRYGTEENIYEEITDGSRTCPKHRHAPRQSLISLDRSVVEEEVRRVESRHKRILGELNLSVEAMLMPECESPDSERAEDRDNIEELLRVGPTDELLSPASCNPPDLDSGFSGSSSGASYVGSLRRKPTGSVPHLPAVAYGTRGAGVRILGADDCQLRCPRDIPSPRSSSCGDAKSTGFWNKKAWKKISGFSSSNSINKAGLTGLLVRYTFRRKSGSQGSQGKRRPEPVKCDACLSQRC; this comes from the exons ATGGAATCACGCAGTGCGCCGCCGAGCCCCGACGAGTCTGGGGAGGCGGTGTTCAACTCTCGTTGTCTTCAATATCATCAAACGCCTCTGCAGAGGACATTTGCGAGCTGCAGAGAAAACACAAGGCCCCGGCCTCATCATCGACATGCAGTGTCAGAACCGGCTCGCCCGGATGAAAGAGTTTTCACAACGGCCGAAGTACACGACTATCCCTCATCAGAATCGGGCATTGCGGCAGACTGTCCACATGCCCATAGTAGCAATGCTGATGATAGCCCTTGTTATGATCGCTCAGATTATGAAGGTAATTCAAGCTATAGTCTGAGACATAACTATAATCACACAAGTGACTGTAATAAGCATCGTTCAGAATTTCATCGGAGTCACACTCCAGACTATAATGAGCATGGCTCAGATAGTGATAGAGGACATCCACGTAGTCAAACAACTCGTAGACCGCACAGAAAACACAGGCGAGAAGAAGACGATGGTGCGCAATCTCTCGATGAGCGATGTGCACGTGATCTTGATGAAATTTTACCCGCCCGACTCGCcggtataaatttattacgcGATCAACCATCGCAATCATGGAACCGTAGCAATATTGCTGCTACTATGGAGCGATTTGAGCCCGTCGATTATTCATACGCCTATTATGACCATCATTTATCAATGCCATCGTCATCGAGAAAAGCGAATCGACAACGTGGACGCGGCTTACCGAGAGAGCGATCTGCTCGCCATAATTACGTAACACGATACGGTACAgaggaaaatatttatgaagaaATTACAGATGGTTCAAGAACATGTCCAAAACATAGACACGCTCCAAGGCAATCTCTTATTTCCCTTGACAGAAGTGTTGTCGAAGAAGAAGTACGTCGAGTAGAATCAAGACATAAAAGAATATTAGGCGAGTTAAACTTAAGTGTAGAAGCTATGCTTATGCCTGAATGCGAGTCACCTGACTCGGAAAGAGCTGAAGATAGAGACAATATTGAGGAACTATTGAGAGTGGGGCCTACGGATGAACTTCTATCACCAGCAAGTTGTAATCCTCCAGATTTAGACAGTGGTTTTAGTGGAAGTAGTAGCGGTGCTAGTTATGTAGGTAGCTTGCGAAGAAAACCCACCGGTTCTGTGCCCCATTTACCTGCTGTGGCCTATGGAACCCGCGGGGCTGGAGTTCGAATCTTAGGTGCTGACGATTGTCAATTACGATGCCCTAGAGACATTCCGTCACCTCGTAGCTCAAGTTGTGGTGACGCAAAGTCAACAGGCTTTTGGAATAAGAAAGCATGGAAAAAGATATCTGGTTTTTCAAGTTCTAACAGCATTAACAAAGCCGGACTTACTG GTCTGCTCGTTAGGTACACTTTCCGGCGTAAATCCGGATCGCAGGGCTCTCAAGGCAAGCGAAGACCTGAGCCCGTCAAATGCGATGCGTGCCTCTCTCAACGATGTTAG